The segment CCCCAGGTACCGGGCGCGGGGCCGGACGGGGCCCTCCGGCGTCGGGGGGCGCGGGACGGGCGCGGGGGGGGCGCCGGGGGCGGGACCGAGGGCGGACGGGGAGTCGCGCAGTCCGCGGCGCGGCACGGAGGGGAGCTCCGCCGGGAGCGGCCAGGTACCACAGCGGAGCGGGGAGCGGTGCCGCCCGGTGCTGCCCGCGGCCCGGCGGGGCCCCAGGAAGCCGACGTGTCGAGGGCTGCGTTGCTAGCGGCGTGAccgagggaggtgatcctgcccctctgctctgcgctgacggacctcacctgcagcactgcgTCCGGGTGTGGAGTCCTCactacaggagagatgtggacctgtcGGAGTGCAACAcgaggagggccacaaaaatgaccgAAGGAatgaaacacctctcctacagggacaggctgagagagctgcgGCTGTGCcgcctggagaagagaaggctccggggagagcTGAAAGAAACCTGTCAGTATCTAcagggggctgtaagaaagaagggaacagactgtAGCAgagtctgctgtgacaggacgaggggagatggtttcaaacttaaagaggggagatttagactggatatagggaaaaagttttttacagtgagggtggtgaggcactgacacagggtgcccagagaggtgttcAGTGCCCTGTCcatggagacactcaaggtcaggctggatggggctctgagcacctgatggagctgtaggtatccctgttcactgcaggggcGTTGGACCTGATGGTctttgggggtcccttccaacttgaatgATTCTACGGTTCTATGCTTGtactatttatttcttcttgtgtttCACTTAGGCAATAAAATAATTCAGCATGTTTCAATTTGTCTCCAggctttcttattttctttctcattattattattattactccTATCTTGCTACATTTACAACTCCATGCTTCTGGGGAATGCTTTTATCCAAACAAATTTCATTGAAAGCGTTTTTCTTAGTAGGATCCCTTTAATAAGTGTTTGGTGCACTGCTAAATGTGAGACCTCAGCTCTcctgtgctgcatttctgcacCATGCCACCAATGTGTCCCCTCATCTCACggaggcagcacagcacatctCCAGAACAGAGCCACTCAGtgccagcagcatgcagcagtgcctgcatcTACAGCTTCCCTGGAGTTCAGCACGATCAGAAATGCCTGGATCAGAGGGGAGAGCGGGGCTGAAGAGGATAGAGTTAGGTCAGGATccaaagggatttttttcaaaGTCATCAATTTGAGTATTCACTTGAAAGCCCGCTCTTCTTTACAGGGATAAGTGATTTGTTTACCATCTTCCCAAATTCGATGGTATTTGTTTAGTGGTTTTGCATATCTGTCTCCAGCGGGTGTGAATTGGCTGTTGGCTTCACTACCTGGGAGTGCTTAAGGAAGGGTGACAAATCAAACAGTGGAGAGTGTTCCCAGGGACTAACAGAAGGTGCTTCAAAGGATCTGCCTGGGCATTAGGAGATGGGATCTCCAGATACGAGGGTGACTGAGAGCCACAGCCTGGGACTTGAGATGAAAGTGAGAAGTCAGGAAAGTTTTCTTGAGAGAGCGAATAGCCAAGTGTCAGGCAGGACCTCGGTTCTGCCCTGCCCTAACGGCTCAGCATCTTGGCTCATCGGGTTCTTGTCTAGAAGATGGCCCAGCCTgtggagctgcctgcagagggGGCTTACATTGTTTCAGGATTCTCGAATGCTTTTTATCATTCTGTGGCTGAATGTCGCCAAAATGGCACGTACAAGTTTTCATGCTAAGTTTCCAATTCCTTAAAACTTGTCACGTTTTAGAAGGCAattacaaaaccaaacacaataACTTTTTTATAAGTATACCCGTAGATCTGTAACCCCGTACTCTGCAAGCACATGCAAAATTCCAGGCCCCTCTAACGTTCAGGTTGCCTCTTTGCATTCCGTTCTGTCTCTCTTCACCTCTGTACAGGAATCCTTGTCTGTTCATCCTGAGCAAGCTGTACTTCCTAACAGTACGAGAAGGGAGGCAGCCTCCTGGCGCTTGTTGTTGCTCCTACACACACGGCTGTAGTGTCAGTGGAACAGAGGGCCCTGAGGTGTCCGAGCTGCTGGGAGAAATGACACCGTGCCCAGCGCACCCTGAGAGCAGAACTGAAGCTGGCAGGAGCATTCCTACCTCTGTGCTGCCATACCTGGAtcaatgaggaaagaaaaatcaaagcaatatCTGAATACTGTATCTTTGATATCAAGGAGGTCTAGGAACTAAAAAACAGAGCACAGTGTTTTGTATGAAGTTATCAGTTATCACAATCACTGGCGAAAGCTTTTCGTTCAGAGCTTGTCAGTAGGCGTGTGGATGGGTTGGTTgtggctttcatttttttaaacagcaacaaCACTTCGATGTATTTAATTCCAAAAACGGGGCACCTCACGTCTTTCTATACAAAGTTTTTTTATTTACTCTGCTAAAAAATACCACAGTTAAGGATGCAGCCGctgtgaaaaacagtgcttttgcCTAATAAATTCTTCTAATTGTGGATGCAAATCCACTAGTTAAAATTCCTGCTATTTCTGTAGAGTTCTGCAATGTCTGAGCACATGGTAAGCATAATTTAACTTATATATACACCCTGCAAGTAAGAACGAAGAACCCTTCTTGTGGAGTACAGCTTTCAATCTGACTTCTCAGTCAGTGCAGGACTTAATTCATGCACTAGTTTGTAGAATCGAGGCAAAGCAGCATGTTTTCTGCATCCTCCTGGATGGTGCAGGCTTGGAAAGAT is part of the Gallus gallus isolate bGalGal1 chromosome 2, bGalGal1.mat.broiler.GRCg7b, whole genome shotgun sequence genome and harbors:
- the LOC112531973 gene encoding uncharacterized protein LOC112531973 isoform X1 — protein: MILSLVSKCSSHLLPRPPPPALPSPPDLVYDTGWFYFYITFLHLVLGRNLVARGDRRFTAARLNGGGGKGAAPALRPGVESSLQERCGPVGVQHEEGHKNDRRNETPLLQGQAERAAAVPPGEEKAPGRAERNLSVSTGGCKKEGNRL